One genomic segment of Hordeum vulgare subsp. vulgare chromosome 2H, MorexV3_pseudomolecules_assembly, whole genome shotgun sequence includes these proteins:
- the LOC123426435 gene encoding NADH dehydrogenase [ubiquinone] 1 alpha subcomplex subunit 2, producing the protein MAWRASLSRNVKEIRFLFCQSSPASGPAREFVKKNYGDIKTRNPTLPVLIRECSGVEPQLWARYDMGVERCVRLDGLTEAQIDKKLEELAKAGVA; encoded by the exons ATGGCGTGGCGGGCGAGCCTATCCCGGAACGTGAAGGAGATCCGTTTCCTCTTCTGCCAGTCCTCGCCTGCTAGCGGCCCCGCCCG GGAGTTCGTGAAGAAGAACTATggtgacatcaagacccgcaaccCCACCCTCCCCGTCCTCATCCGCGAGTGCTCCGGCGTCGAGCCtcagctctgggcgcgctacg ATATGGGTGTGGAGAGGTGCGTTCGCTTGGATGGCTTGACAGAAGCCCAGATTGACAAGAAGTTGGAGGAGCTAGCCAAGGCAGGAGTTGCTTAA